From the Lytechinus variegatus isolate NC3 chromosome 5, Lvar_3.0, whole genome shotgun sequence genome, the window TATTTCTTGTCACTGTATGGTGGCCTTGGGGGTGAGGGGGGTGGGAGTTTGCGTATTCTGAGTATTAACAGTAActtcaattgaaataaattggtaaaaaaaatatggtgatTTGGAGGCATAATGTTGTTAAGGCAGtgtacaaaaaaagaaattatggtTACTTTGTACTGATAAAAGGATCAAAGTTGAggttaatgtacatgtacatcttttttTAGCACTCcaattcaatatcaaaatctacaTAAGCATTTCCAAGAATCAATGCAAATAGAATGAGGAACTTTGATATAATGGAAATGTTTAATCCAGTTTTATCATCTTGAAATCATAATCCATACTGTGAATGTCATTATTGAGTTCTAAGTTCAAGAGGACAAAATATCAAATCCTCCATGCAAGAAAAATCCAAAGATTAAAGTTCAGTTTTAGTAGAATGACAATTCTGCAACAAGTTGTTTCTAGAATTCTTGTTAATTTCTATCTCATGATTTGATTTATGTGTATATTGAACAAATAAGAAAGTCCAATAATACTGGCATGTTTGCCcggtgatatacatgtaatggttGTAGGGTATTACCTTCAATACATACTGTAATATTGTGACATGCAGTCATGCACTAAGCTCCCTTTCTAAAAGGAGTAGCCTTATTTTCAATAAGCCTGAAGAGATAATGCATGTAGGCCTctacaattattaattatttgaaCCACCCTAGTTACAAACACAAATGCTAAATCTGAGATTGAAGCAATTCATCTATTTGGAAACTGTACACAGAAACATTTGGGACctcaaacatgtacatgtacaaatctAGTCTATTCATTCTAAGagcttttcctttctttcacaATGAAGGAATATCATTTGTATTGAATTCTGTTTGACTATGTTTTTTGGTCATACATGGCATTATGAACTGAAGCTCTTAACTCTGTATCTCCTATTTCTCAGAATCCAACGTTCCCTTTAATTTTTCCATGATATCAAGAGTTTTTAAAGGCTGGATTAAATTCCTACCTGATCATGTCTATATTCTGCCCTGGGTTTGAGTctgaatagaaagaaaagataaataTGATTATTAACAAAAGTACTTGAAGTCTAATGGTACACTAACTGTCCAACTTTCAGTTTCACAAAGCAGCTCAAAGATAATTCAAATATTGGCACATACATGTGCACTGAAGAGCATACAAACCCAAACCTACATTGTAGATACTGCATACACTGTATTAAAGCCTGCAGAAAAGTGTttgataattatcattatttggcGCTTCAATGTGCatcattcaagaaaaaatgaataaaacaaggAAACACATCATGGATACATATCAACCATCCTGGGATGTTCATTCatcaaatttgacaatatttcACATTGCCAAACAAATACACAAACCTTCAGGTAAGCTCATTCTTGGTTTCCTGTGTTATCAAGAATCAAGGATTTGTTTCCTGTTTTCTTTCTaattgtatttctttctttttgtgtcTGTTATGTAgacaatgaaataattcttGATATCCGCTGAGCTACATATACATTATCGGGATACCTGCCACACATTAAATATATTAATTCAAAATTGAATCTGATAACATTTAAAGTCTTGCACATAACCTGTACattacagtggtgctaaaaaaaataatagtgaaGCCCATCAGAAAATGCACTGTGTGTtgacaacactacaatgtttgACGAGCccagagagaaaaaaactttattgaatgtaatatgtTATCACCagatttcacaattaaataCCAGTATCTAAGACATGGTAGAACTTTAAACActtgaaatatgttcattttctggtggggttcaatGTATGTAACTTTCAGCACATGGTACATACTGTATGTATGAGTATATTTGGATAGTTTGCCACCTGGActaaaaatgtgaataattGGAACATTCAAATAACAGAATACAAAATATAGCAAGATATCTGTACATATACTccagggaaaaaaatgaaacaaattaaaaaaaaattctgtgagcAATTTCTGTAGAGTGTAGATGGAGGAGCTACAGGTAGGACTGAAGACTATTCTACTAAAATGTGCCCAATCAAGTCAACCCAAACaacaagttgattttaataaaaagagaaaaatcgaacaagcataacactgaaaatttcatcaaaatctgatgtaaaatcagaaatttataacagtttaaagtttcacaataatttcacaaaacagttatatgcacatcctggtcagtatgcaaatgaaaggactgatgacatcactcactatttcttttttatttcattttttacatgaaatatgaaatattctaattttctcctcattttcctgtgaaacaaaattttattcctctctgaacatgtagTATTTCTActgttataacattttatggttcagttaagttggtccttaatgtcaaattggtaaaaattgaaatattgtatgattcaaacaataaaaaacaaaagaagtagtgagtgatggacatcattgactcttacatttgcatgtcactgagttgtgcatctacatgtagtttaactttttcatgaaaaataagcaaaacaataatgacattcttattttacatccaattttgatgaaattttcagcattatgcatgtttgagttttctctatttttcaaatcaacatttttctggggtggacttttaaatgtgtatcatcattatttgttgTCTGACAGTTTGTCAGCCCATACAACATTCTTTGGCTTTGATTGGCAGAGAAGCACAGGGGTCTGActgctactatggtaactgaTGAATAAAACAGACTTTGTACGATATCCAACAATCGACTATCATGATGAAATGCTTCCCTTTTTGGACTTGCTGTTACTGTCCAAGAAAGGTGCTCTGACAAAAATAATCCCAACAACAAGATCTTACTGACATGACACATAATCTGTACAAGAAATCAAATGCCATGCTGTATTAGCTTGTGAGCTGTTTCACAAGATGCCTGGTGACTTCTGCAATGTACCAGACTTAACATTTTAGAACAGTTTCCCAGTTGTGAATGAGTCAGccataactttatgaacagctttatgaaacaccaccagGGAATGAACAAGTCACTGAGAGAATTGGGGGAAGGGGAAGGggaaggagggagggaggggagtTGGTTGGGGGTATATTACTTTTGAATCAAAGTACAGTTCAGAACCCCCCAATACTGTACATTCTTGTACATTGTACTTTACATGTGCATAGTCatcaaggaaaaaaagaaaatttgataatttccaTCTTTCTGCTCATAGTGcatttgtaaaaaaacaatttattcaaTGGGTCTGAAGAAAATATGCACATgtagtgtacatgtagataattaACTGGATAAAGTCTAAACTCACCTCTGCTCTGATTTGGTTCATCTGATGTCTTCACAGGATCATCATCACATTCTAGGGAGCACTCCTGGAACTTCCTCTTCCTAGTCGGTCTAGCCTTGGGTGGCCTACCCCTCCTCTTCTTAGACCCAACCATCTGATCAGCCTGGACGGATTCTTGATTCTCCTTGGGAGATGGTGGTGAGGTGGACTCAGAGACTCTTTTCAAAGCAGATTCAGAAGCGGCAGTCAGGTCTCTGATCATATCACTGGCAGATTTTTTGCTGTTGGCTCTACGCCGCCGAGCTCTGTAGATAGGTCTCTTCTCCGGAGGTGTTGGTCCGTCTACATTTTCATTACTTTCAGGCACTTCTTTCTTTTCAGGCACCAACTCAGGGACTGTCTCTGGGGAGGTTTCCACTGAAGCATTAGAGGATGGTTTGTCCCGTTTATCAATCACATCTTTAGCAGTCTCAAACTGCCTCTGCTTTCTGGGTCGTTTACACACCCTCCTACTTCCTCTCTGTGTTCTTATCAAGGCCTTCTCTTCCCTCAAATTGTCACTTTCACCCTGCTCATTGCTTAGCAGTATTATTTCATTCTGTTTCTGTGAGGATCTTGGACTTCTTCTCTGCCTCTTTGACATTTTAAGAACATCATGACAAGGAGAGTTCGCTTCAACACAAGGTTCATTCATGTCGgtttctttgaattgatcttCTTTAGCCGTCAACTTCTCCCGCTCATGACTTCCTTTAAGTACAGGGATTGCCAAGTCTATTCTCTCCCTGAGAGTATCGTCAACATTCAACTGATCTCCTTCCCCTGCTTCTGAAATATCTTCCACATTCTGATAAATAGATTCGTTGCATCTACCTGTAGCATCCAACAAAGGAAATATGGGAGCACCGATATATATTTGACTACTAACTGGTTCACAATCTTTATCGTCTATTTCAGGAACAGCATTTCCATACAAATTTTCACCGTGGCCATCTTCATTCATCAAAGCTGGCCTTCTTTCCTTTCGATGTACTGGACCTATCCCTACCTCTTCACATTCAAAACAATTCATTTCATGCTGGATGCTTCCCTCATCTCTATCACAATCAATTTTTGTCCTACTTTCGAGTGAAGCTTGCTTTGATGTAGACAAAGAATTTTCTTCTTTGTCCCATTCTACATCTTCACACATTGTCTTTGAATCCTTGCAACGTGCAACCGACTTTGAAGGTGTTTTAGACTTACGTGTAGATTTACGAATAATCATGTATccattctttttcctccttGTTTTTCTTCTGGTTTTAAGCGAATTATCATTACCCTCGGATGCATCAATGATTTGGCGCTCTGTTTTCCCTTTTTCAGAAACATTATGATCATTAGGGATCTCTGATTCAGACAGTCTTTGGTGTCCAAGGTTAGTGAaagcttcatttttttcaacatttaaaTCTCTCAATCCAAAAGCTGTCTTGGCAAAAGCATCACAAGTTCTCTCCAAATCCTCACCCTCGGATGCATCCATGCTTTGGCATTCTGTTTTTCCATCTTCAGAAACATTATGATCATAAGTGATCTCTGATTCAGACAGTCTTTGGTGTTCAAGTTTAGTGAAAGCTTCattgttttcaaaatttaaatctCTCAATTCACAAGACGTTTTGGCATGAGCATCACAAGTTCTCTCCAAATCATCACCCGGCACTGCTCCATACCTTGACAAATGCTCAGTTACACTTGTTACTGAAGAGGATACACTGTCCAACTTTCTCTTAGCTGTGGTCACTTCCGGAATGCACTCCGCTTTGCCGGACTCTCCTAACGAACTATCTTCACATTCTACAGCCAACTCACATTTTGATTTTAGGTCTGCAATTTGGGGAGAAGAATCAAGACTCTTCAATTCATGTCCAACACGAATCTCTTggtcaaaatcatcatcactgcATTCATCCACCCAGGCACAACTAGAATCTAAGGTAAAATCTATTGATTCAGTGTCCCAGAGCTCATTGTCTGTCACACCCCTCACC encodes:
- the LOC121415405 gene encoding titin homolog encodes the protein MEGTAFDDDRPIYVGQVPPELDTADQPCTPSDIQVPVENIHGYHVEDASETGQVPPEFDNAAKPCTLTDIQVPVEKPDGYHVEDASETEHKREEEISLPIANLMSCEKQSDDQHSVDAHQNMDSSQGLVRGVTDNELWDTESIDFTLDSSCAWVDECSDDDFDQEIRVGHELKSLDSSPQIADLKSKCELAVECEDSSLGESGKAECIPEVTTAKRKLDSVSSSVTSVTEHLSRYGAVPGDDLERTCDAHAKTSCELRDLNFENNEAFTKLEHQRLSESEITYDHNVSEDGKTECQSMDASEGEDLERTCDAFAKTAFGLRDLNVEKNEAFTNLGHQRLSESEIPNDHNVSEKGKTERQIIDASEGNDNSLKTRRKTRRKKNGYMIIRKSTRKSKTPSKSVARCKDSKTMCEDVEWDKEENSLSTSKQASLESRTKIDCDRDEGSIQHEMNCFECEEVGIGPVHRKERRPALMNEDGHGENLYGNAVPEIDDKDCEPVSSQIYIGAPIFPLLDATGRCNESIYQNVEDISEAGEGDQLNVDDTLRERIDLAIPVLKGSHEREKLTAKEDQFKETDMNEPCVEANSPCHDVLKMSKRQRRSPRSSQKQNEIILLSNEQGESDNLREEKALIRTQRGSRRVCKRPRKQRQFETAKDVIDKRDKPSSNASVETSPETVPELVPEKKEVPESNENVDGPTPPEKRPIYRARRRRANSKKSASDMIRDLTAASESALKRVSESTSPPSPKENQESVQADQMVGSKKRRGRPPKARPTRKRKFQECSLECDDDPVKTSDEPNQSRDSNPGQNIDMIRQEYASHDEDSGVDDDELINPVLTPDSKTKDLPPAFSISDVVWAQDPKDKLRWPSVVIEVAGENLSRRVYTVFKTHQTKEQYFQAKSSRYLKPYNCREKEEYLEKGKGVTDFHTAVQIANDFIMKIGLGKVNSHEDFFKPSEAYPDSPPPSPCDLSPSSPLLRVGHNIQEDSLNYSRTSHCTIDDIDDDKDEEEQSLKDRLSIDRNIFHRDPKEMTKLKRKWQRKEKRLLSLMRSQEAMEYLVSIQRGKVASLRHQWFLSNKPIDKGRLLRGSFGALISEEKRHEIMKHLKDVLTIEESLKSSHQYIMDVALPEALNFAYQKVNKVGEEEAEVLVHTDGLQVARDLDIG